In a single window of the Methylophaga frappieri genome:
- a CDS encoding TonB-dependent receptor: MSRQSIFPVLILSSMALPGPIAAQNNQIKLPPIEVNADRRGEDLQEQPRAVTVLKKPDLETTPTEPGAGIALHSPGLTFSGFGQPGTDFLNIRGVGPLGYPLSATDHIVAYSVNEVPTSGFGFPASIFDMEQVEVFRGPQGTLFGRNALAGGINFVPHAADGDAEKRLTVEAGTDGHRTADFVAGDWLLPDRLAARVALRYQDFDGDVSNTIANGTEGGASLSAARLSLTAFTDSGWDISTMLQADRRKSHNSYLLYYEHPNFPESGDDRIPEHRRENHQAIFKAEKQFNAVRFTSLTGLQQQDIDGDVGASDAYLYSALTGLPENLFTDQTTDYFLTEERETIFSQEFRLASDDNADFSWVVGANYFQSDYRGERDAKSATQPASNGVTDVDIDTQSWSLFADATWSMTDRLRLSAGIRYGWESQEVDGRYLSNGFAGTVPTFTQSDDIEDHYTTGRLGLSFDLTETTTAYLSWSRGYTAGGYEKLLVGSATGIKTDPFKAATNNTWETGLKFVSADERLKLNAALFHNDVKNGQMFDFEFREGLVYYTFTNQDYRSYGLELDGVYQATDDLQLRGSLTLLDSEMRSVSTTTNTGARNGNEVPLTPAVSATFGFDYQMPIINVNLFDAIVLSADWSYVGKREGDIGNNFKLPEHDIVNARIAWRKGNSSLYVFGHNLLDERPVHFASEYTPDIHTASVGTGKIVGLGLSIAF, encoded by the coding sequence ATGTCTCGCCAGTCGATTTTTCCTGTTCTCATTCTGTCTTCGATGGCCTTACCTGGACCGATCGCGGCTCAGAATAACCAAATAAAACTGCCCCCCATTGAAGTTAATGCGGACCGACGCGGCGAAGATCTTCAAGAACAACCACGCGCTGTCACCGTTCTGAAAAAACCTGATTTAGAAACCACGCCCACCGAACCAGGCGCAGGCATCGCACTGCATTCACCCGGTCTGACCTTTTCCGGTTTTGGACAACCCGGCACCGACTTTCTCAATATTCGCGGTGTTGGGCCATTGGGTTACCCATTAAGTGCAACCGACCATATTGTTGCTTACTCAGTTAACGAAGTACCCACCTCTGGCTTCGGCTTTCCTGCCAGTATTTTCGACATGGAACAAGTCGAAGTATTTCGTGGACCACAGGGAACACTGTTTGGACGAAATGCACTGGCAGGCGGCATTAACTTTGTGCCACACGCCGCTGATGGTGACGCTGAGAAACGGCTGACTGTCGAAGCAGGTACCGATGGTCACCGGACGGCTGACTTTGTTGCTGGTGACTGGTTGTTGCCAGATCGGCTTGCTGCCCGGGTTGCGCTTCGTTATCAGGATTTTGATGGCGATGTGTCGAATACGATTGCCAACGGCACTGAAGGCGGGGCTTCGTTATCTGCCGCCAGGCTTTCTTTGACCGCCTTCACGGATTCCGGCTGGGATATATCAACAATGCTGCAGGCGGATAGACGTAAGAGTCATAACTCCTATTTGCTGTATTACGAACACCCGAATTTTCCGGAAAGCGGCGATGATCGGATACCAGAACACAGACGCGAAAATCATCAAGCCATCTTCAAAGCAGAAAAACAGTTTAATGCGGTTCGCTTTACCTCGCTGACCGGGTTACAACAACAAGATATCGACGGTGATGTCGGCGCATCCGATGCGTATTTGTATTCTGCATTAACGGGGCTGCCGGAAAATCTTTTCACTGATCAGACAACAGATTACTTTTTAACTGAAGAACGCGAAACCATCTTTAGTCAGGAATTCCGGCTGGCATCCGATGACAACGCAGATTTTTCCTGGGTTGTCGGGGCGAATTATTTTCAATCTGATTACCGTGGTGAGCGTGATGCCAAAAGTGCCACGCAACCCGCCTCTAATGGGGTAACGGATGTTGATATTGATACCCAATCCTGGTCACTGTTTGCTGATGCTACCTGGTCAATGACTGACCGCCTCAGGCTGTCTGCCGGCATTCGTTATGGTTGGGAATCACAGGAAGTGGATGGCCGGTACCTCTCCAATGGCTTTGCCGGCACCGTACCGACCTTTACCCAATCCGATGACATTGAAGATCATTACACGACGGGCCGTTTAGGGTTATCGTTTGATCTGACTGAGACCACAACCGCTTACCTTTCCTGGTCAAGAGGTTACACAGCAGGCGGCTATGAGAAACTGCTGGTCGGCTCTGCTACGGGCATTAAAACTGATCCTTTTAAAGCCGCAACCAATAATACGTGGGAAACTGGACTGAAGTTTGTTTCTGCTGATGAGCGACTGAAACTCAACGCTGCGCTATTCCATAATGACGTCAAAAATGGCCAGATGTTTGACTTTGAATTCAGAGAAGGGCTGGTTTACTACACCTTCACCAATCAAGATTACCGTTCTTATGGTCTGGAACTCGATGGCGTCTATCAGGCAACCGATGACCTGCAACTCCGTGGCTCGCTGACCCTGCTTGATAGTGAAATGCGCTCCGTTTCGACGACCACCAATACCGGTGCGCGCAATGGCAATGAGGTACCGTTAACGCCGGCGGTGTCAGCCACTTTTGGCTTTGATTACCAAATGCCAATCATCAATGTGAATCTGTTCGATGCCATCGTGCTATCCGCTGACTGGTCGTATGTCGGTAAGCGAGAAGGCGATATTGGTAATAACTTCAAACTGCCAGAACACGATATTGTTAATGCCCGGATTGCTTGGCGTAAAGGCAATAGCTCACTGTACGTCTTTGGACATAACCTACTGGATGAGCGCCCCGTGCATTTTGCCTCAGAATACACGCCAGATATTCACACCGCCTCAGTTGGCACCGGCAAAATTGTCGGGCTAGGATTGAGTATCGCTTTCTAA
- a CDS encoding MFS transporter has protein sequence MLASSTLGILLLATIIGLQGAFFTIAVPAQLRDGGASLIEIGLIWIVWLPSAFKWLWAPWFEKMAVPAAIRTKAITILALLLALSFLPVAMLTEQAAAGPIVALAAWCALLALMLQLLYAGWAIRTLDEKNRARVNGYAAAGMVLGGIFGGGILPWSATLLDWWPVILLTSIAMAISGLSGKLLRDGPQIRVAQQVTFLHGARVLGDRSLIISLLLIAAASGADVLLPARLVDTGMSPVQSGLLLGSLAMALIVPASLASGWLIARFGLKRCFLVCAILKGLVLLTLALMPMMAQLEVSLLSISDFILAGVFTVLTWQLYMQRALPEAPVSSYAALTSLDAVIRFTAALAAGMLAELSSYATLFVLTAFLTLAAGISVCFTRFVPTITPHETQA, from the coding sequence ATGTTAGCAAGCAGCACGCTTGGCATCCTGTTATTGGCAACCATTATCGGTCTGCAGGGTGCCTTCTTCACGATTGCCGTACCGGCACAACTCCGTGATGGCGGCGCGTCACTGATTGAAATTGGCTTAATCTGGATCGTCTGGCTACCATCAGCATTTAAATGGTTGTGGGCCCCCTGGTTTGAGAAAATGGCCGTGCCCGCCGCCATACGAACCAAAGCAATCACTATTCTGGCATTACTGTTGGCCTTGAGCTTTCTCCCGGTTGCCATGCTAACCGAGCAGGCAGCAGCGGGACCAATCGTTGCTCTGGCCGCGTGGTGTGCCTTGCTGGCATTAATGCTGCAATTGCTGTACGCAGGCTGGGCAATACGCACCTTGGATGAAAAAAATCGTGCCCGGGTCAATGGCTATGCAGCGGCCGGGATGGTTTTAGGCGGCATCTTCGGTGGCGGTATATTGCCATGGTCCGCCACCTTGCTTGACTGGTGGCCTGTCATCTTGTTAACCAGTATTGCTATGGCTATAAGCGGCCTTAGCGGTAAATTACTACGTGATGGGCCTCAGATACGCGTAGCGCAACAAGTTACTTTTCTGCATGGCGCTCGGGTACTGGGCGATCGGTCATTGATTATCAGTTTGTTACTGATTGCCGCTGCCAGTGGCGCAGATGTCTTATTGCCAGCCCGACTGGTCGATACCGGCATGTCACCCGTTCAGTCAGGCCTATTACTCGGCAGCTTGGCAATGGCACTGATAGTGCCCGCCTCGCTGGCCTCAGGCTGGTTGATTGCCCGATTTGGCCTGAAACGCTGTTTCCTGGTTTGCGCTATTCTGAAAGGCCTGGTGCTGCTGACCTTGGCGCTGATGCCAATGATGGCTCAGCTTGAAGTCAGTCTGCTGTCAATTAGCGACTTTATTTTGGCAGGCGTATTTACCGTTTTGACTTGGCAGTTATACATGCAACGGGCTTTACCTGAAGCACCCGTTTCATCCTATGCGGCCTTAACCTCGTTGGATGCCGTTATTCGCTTCACTGCGGCCCTTGCCGCTGGCATGTTGGCTGAGCTCAGCAGTTATGCGACGTTGTTTGTCTTGACGGCATTTCTAACGCTGGCTGCTGGCATCAGCGTCTGCTTCACCCGTTTCGTCCCGACTATCACGCCCCATGAAACTCAAGCGTAA